The nucleotide window GTCGCGCTCGACCGGATTTTCGGGTTCACAAGCGAACATGCGTATACAGCCATTCATCAATACATCCAAACATCGTTACAACGTCTTCGTCCATCTCAATCTTATCGTTGACCCTTGCATTCTACCCCATTCATTGTCTAGCGCATGTAGCGTTTAGTAGACTTGCCGAGCCTGTCAAAAATCCCAAGGGCGCGAATTTGTGAAGAGCATATACATCGAGCCTGAGGACCGGCTCCAATCAATCAATCCACGACGACTTTAGACATTGTTATTGGAAAGGAGTTGCAACAGGCAAGATGGCCAGCGGAAGATCCACGATCAtcaggccgccgcccgatGACCCCAACAAGGCACCGATCGAGAACGTCTTGGAGGTGACGGAGCTCGGTGTGCTTGGTCCGGTGAGTGACATTCGGCATCTGTCTCCCTCGTCATGGCCGAGAACCGGACACTCATCGTCGGGACACCCAAACTGACGTATGCCGCAAGGACATCTTCACCAACACGCGCCAACCGTGGCACCCGCCCGGCGCCCGGGGCAtcttcggcggcgccgttATCGCCCAGTGCCTCGCATCCGCGCAGAAGACGGTCCCCAACGACTTCTTCATCCATTCGTGCCACTGCTACTTCCTCCTCGCGGGCTCCTCCGAGATCCCCATCCTGTTCCACGTGGAACGTGTGCGCGACGGCCGCTCCTTCGCGACGCGCACCGTGCAGGCCCGCCAGCGCGGGCGGTGCATCTTCACGACGACCGTCTCGTTTGTCAAggagggcagcggcggcgagaagcaGGTCCGCCACGCCGCGCCGCTGCCCGAGGGCGTGAGGCCGCCTCCCGCCGAGTGGAACGGCGAGCCCGAGTGGAACACGCACTCGCCCTTCCAGACGCACCGCATCTCTAtggtcggcgccgacgagggcaaAAGGCTCGACGAGATCAAGAGCCACAACTGggtgcgcgcgcgcggccGCATCTCGGTCAGCGGCGGCCACCAGGCCCACCTCAACGCCCTGGCCTATATGTCGGACAGCTACTTCATTGGCACCGTCGGCCGCATCCACAAACTGTGGAGGTTCCCCTTCAAGCCCGAGGAGTTCGACGACCTGCCGCCCGAGATGAAGGAGCAGGTCGAGAGGCTGAACGAGTTTGAGGGCAACAACGAGCCCGGCGGCATGGAGTACTGGAAGACGCGCCCGCACCTGGGCATGATGGTCAGCCTCGACCACTCCATCTACTTCCACGAGCCGAGGCGCGTGAGGGCCGACGAGTGGATGTTCACCGAGATGGAGAGCCCCTggagcggcgacggcagggGTGTCGTGCTGCAGAAGATTTTCGCGAGCGACGGGACGCTGTTGGCGACCTGCGTCCAGGAGGTGAGTTCCGCGCTGTTTCCCGAGCGGTGTTTTGTTTTGAGAGGCGGGGGTGTGTTTCGTTTTGCTGACTTGCGTGATACAGGGCCTCATCCGGTTAaagcaggaggaggacgacgagaaggaaCCCAAGTCTAAGTTGTGAGGAGGCGGGAGTCAAGGTAAACGTGAAGGAAAAGGTGTGTAGAGATATTGTAACATTTCCGAATCTGCCTTAACTACACGAACAAGACTAGGCGCATGGATTTCCGTCTCGCCCGTTCGAACTGATGAGATAGATGTTGAGGCTGTTGCTACGCTAATCCACGAGGCTCGGTCGAGTTTCCTAGTAGCTCCAATCGTATCTGcttggtttttttcttcggGTTTTTTTAAGGTCACAAGTCCCGTTGCATTTTCAGTACTTCGAAATCGAGGTTCCAAAGATGTACTCCGAGGATTGAAGGAATTGCAGATGCAATAGGCGGGGACAAACCGGAATGATGCAAACGAAAGCCGACGCGGGACTGCGCCTTCCTaatccatcatcatcggcgtGTATGGGCCTTGGCCCTGACATGCATGCATATGTCCCGTGATCAGGCTGAGCTGAAAGAGGGGGATCATCAGTAGTAGCGCGCGCGCTCTCTCGGAACAACTTCCTCCCAAGTACATCAGTTAATCTCATTGAGGAAACCGACTTTGCCATTCGCCTTGGGGCCTTGGAAGATATGGGAtgagcttggataccttcTACTATGTGTTCTGTTAGCCATCACCACGTTTAGTAATCTTGCTAGCAGAGGTTGGCGACAGACCGGGATGACACCTGAACTACCACACACGATCCAATATGCCTCCCCATTCCGATCTGGTACAGGAGTCTAGGCTTGAGACTTCATTCTCTCTAAACTCCACACGACACATATTCTACGAACGAGGCACTTCGGGCCGCGACAGGAGGGTACGGTTGAAAGAACGATGGAAGCGGCAGAAGAGACTGGGACAAGGCGCTTACGGGACAGTTTGGCTGGAAAAATGCGACCGACCTGCGCGGCCGAACGGTCCGACGGTCAGGGCGGTCAAGGAGATCCCGTTCGATTCCACGACGGCTGACGATATCGACTACCACCTGGAGCTAGAGGCCGTCATGAAGTTCTCTCAGCAACGCGTAATGGCTACCCATCTTACCTCTCTTCCCGCAGGAGACAAATCGAGACAAATTTATACTGACTTTGGGTGGCAGTACCTCCCGTCCTTCGTCCAGTCCTTTGGCTGGTTTGATACTCCGGAAGCAATATTCATCACCATGGAATACGTCCCCAACGGAGACCTGCAGAAGTACCTGGCAAACCCTATacccgaggacgaggcgaaGGTCATTGCCTGTCAACTTGCGGAAGGACTTCGTCACATGCACCACAACGGCTTCACGCACAGAGATCTCAAGCCAGGGGTATGCTCTCACCCGGCTCCTATTTGGGGTCTATTCTAATCCGGAGAGTAGAACATACTTGTCGTATTGGAAGGCCCGCAATGGCTAGTTCAGATATCCGACTTCGGCATCAGCAAGCGATTGCGACCTGACATGGCTCAACAGACCCTTGGAACGATGCGGAGAGGGACAATGGGGTTCATCGCCCCCGAAATGCTGGGATTCGTTCTCGAGAGGGACTATCCCCACGCCGTCGACATTTGGTCTCTCGGAGCCGTCGTTTTTCGAATGTTGACAAAAGAGGTTTTTCTTCCAGACTTGACACAGCTACAGAAATATGCTGCCAAAGAACATCCTTTCCCAGACCATAGGTTGGAGGCCTTGAAGGTGACTATGTCCCTTCGAGAGCTTCTTCGACGGTTGTTGGCACCGTCGCCAAAGGACCGACCGTCGGCGTCCGAAATCTTGGAAGACGCTTGGCTGAAAGACATCTCCGTGAGTCTTCGGGATCATGACGAAGATAGTCAGCACGAGGACGACACAAGTTCTGGCGCGGCGGACTCTGAATGCTGTACTTCTGACGGCGACATTCCTTCCGCGGCCTGGAGTACCGGCGTCGAACCGGCACGGGCAGGCATGCAACCCCAAAAAGTTGACCAGACAGCACAACTCACCACCCTCAAAGGCCCGTTGGAAGGAAGCCCGGAAGAAATTTCGAAAGGTTTGACTTGTGCTGCCAAACCCTCAAGCGAGGCAAAAGAGGAGAACTCTCGGGACACGACCGATGAAGAAAAAGGAGCAAAAGTTAGCGACCAACCTGAATCTCCTCCCATCACGGCTCGCTTCCTCATCGATGCACGAGGAACTGCTCATTTCGCCAACCTGCCGTCAGTTACAGACTCCCATCCATCTTTCCCTGCGGGGCTTCCTTTTCGTTTCAAGAATGACACTGATGTCTCGCTGCAGTCCATCAAAGGCTAGAGACAGAGAGTCCGCTACTTTGCCAGCTGACATGATCAAGTCTTTGAAGATAACACGACAAGCCTCGCCTCCAAATTCAAATGGCCCCcgaaaaacaaaaagaacTCGACGCGTTTTGCGGCGGGAAGCAAGTGAGCCAAGCCCTTCTTCTGAGGACCAGCCTCGAGGCGAAGCACCATTCCATCCCAGACCTCATCGCCGTAGCAGCGGTGTTCGAATACGTCAGAACAGCTCTACTTGGGCAAACGCCACAAGTAAGGCAGAGTCTTCTGAAGAAGAGCTCGAAGAAGAGCCCGAAGAAGAGCTCGCTGTATACTCGTCGGCACAAATTGAACCAGAGGAAGACCCCTCATCAGTGTGGCACTGCCATTCTGAAGATGACTGTTATCACCATACGTTACGGGGCGGTGAGATTTGGCGCTTCCTTCGCACCCAAGGGCGCGAAAAGGATCTATATCCTACAGGGGATCCCATTATCAGGGCAAAGCATGAGCGGGTGCCTAAATTTCTGGGGATGATCTTGGATCCCTCGCTCATGAGTGCTTCGCTTATGCATTGGGCCGAGCCCTTCAGGAAAGAAAACCTGCCCATACTCGAATCCACGAATCTACTTGCAGAGCTTTTGGACGGTCTTCACTTCGCAGTTCTCGACGGTAGAACACACTACGCGTCAAGATTGGAGATTTACGGCATATATAGCGAGTTCGATAGTGCTGATACGTTGCGCAGAGAGTTCTGCACAATTTTCGAAATGTGCGAAGAACGGCTTCCTGAAACAGCAGGTAAAAAAGTATTCTGGTCTCTTACGGAGGAAACTTGTCAAGCGATTCCCCGCCTTCTTTTCGGGGAGGACGGTTTACTGAATTTGACACAAGCATTTATGAGAAGACTGCAGGCTTTCCTGAGGCAACACCGGGCCTATTGCGTCCGGATGCCGGATAACTTGGACCGGCAATCTCTCGTGGTGGAATCCGGCGAACCAAGTTATTCGAAGCCACTTGCTCAGGGCCATCTCCGGCTTGTCTCTCAAAATCTATTTCCTACGGAGTGGTCGAGCAGACCAGCGAGACCTCGTCCTTCCATGGGCCCAAAGACCGACCCGCAAGGTCCCCCCCGGTCCAGGCCACAAACTCCCAATGAAGACTCAGCGCCTGAGGATTATCACCGTGGCTTTTCTGCCTCCCGTCCGAGGGGTCGGCGTGAGCCCAGGGTGACGACTCGTTACTACTCTCATCCGGATTTCGATCCTCTCCGGCGGTGGCAGATCTACTCTCGATCTACTAGAGAACTGCCGTTCAGGGAATCCGGACGGCCGGGTGAGCCAACGTCGGTTGGCGGTGGCAATAACGCTCTTCCGTCGGAAGGTTTTACGGAGTTTATGAGCGGCGCCTTGAGGGATTAGAAGGTTCATCGATCTAGCActgcaccgcaccgcactGCACCGCATAATGACCCTAAGCCGATACCGTTTGGTGGGGGGCTTACATTCTCCTTGGccgatgatgttgttgtcAAGTTCTTGTCATTTCAACAACACACCAACACAGTAGCAACCAAGTATAGCCTGATTTTGGCGCAAAAGCTGGCGATCGCCGACCCGACAAGCTTCTGGTGACTTAATATCGCCTTCCTCGGGCTGGATAAAGTCTTCTCGGAGCTAGGATGAAGCAGAGGCCCACATTCAGTATCCTGAAGAGGACAGGCGATATTCCTTCTAGACGGGAGCAGCACCCTCAACGGACTACAGGAGGTGTGCCCACATGTCTGGCTTGAAAGGGCAGGGGCTCGAGGccgtgccgtcgtcgccagccAAAGCAGGCAAAATAACAAAACCGCGAAACTTCTACTACATTCACACAACCAAACCAAAAATAGGaaaaacatacaacaccaggtattcgctggtcgtcaccgacccaactactaatccggccctcactggcttatctatgggagagcggacgggatcccgagttttccagtgggtatggtcgtatgtaGTGGTTTGTGAACAAAAATTGGTATATCGAGACATCATGACAGCCCCCTGtcgcgatgatggcgtcctGAGCAACCCACCACTACGCCTCTTATTCCAGTGCTTGACACCACAGACTTCTGGTTCATTGTCAATAATCGTTTGGTCCCCCGAAGTGAAAAGGGTGGTCGCAAAGTCTTCTGAACTAGTTCGCTTCCATTCGCAGTTTGATTCAAACATGGTTTTTTTAGTACATGGACTGATAATCACCGTAAACACAAGTCTTTTCCAGCTCGCTTCTCCCACGTACCGTTAGATCTGACATGTAATGAGTTGTGGCCGAAGAAGACCCGACTTCCAATATCATGCAATTCCCGTGGTTCAAGGTCTCGTCAGCGCTGTCATACACGATCCTCCGAATCCTCTGGAGCCTGGGATTCACGtgacgttgacgttggcTCGCCATCGCAGTGTTTCAACCTCCAGCCAAGCCATTTTCGATGGCCATATATACGTCTGTCGTATGTCCCCAACGCCTCGGGGTCTCGGTAGATTAAACGCTGGGTTTCCGGTGCAAACTTCCAGGCTCCTTCCGCCCCAGCATCCCACCCGATCCGTCCGTCGGATTCCGTCGATTACAGTGCCGAAGACTCACGTCGGAAGGAAGGGAAACGTATGGGATCGGGCGATTTCAGCTCCCAAGGTAGCTTCAATATCCGTCTCCCATTTGTTTCATCAACTCGGTCTCGGAAGACACAATGAAATCTGCAAGGACCATCTTCCCCGTCCTAGCAGGCTTCCGAAGCGTGGTGCTAGAACCTCGACCTGCGACGGACGCAGCCTGTCCTTTCTACATCAACGTTCCCAAAAATTTGACATGAGACAGCTACACGTATGTTCGAAGGACCTTAACGTCCGAAAATGTGTGAAGAGAGCCGGTGTGTCATCCAGTCTTTCTTTCAACGCCAGCGACAGAAACATGCCCACGAGGCCTATCCTCGCCCGAGACGCGCGGGCAGCTGTCTCCAAGGCAGACTGGAGGCTTTGTAATTCCAGGAAGACTCTAGTAGGAACAGCCCAGGAGAGACCGTCGCTGTAACATTTGAGCAGGCAATTGCGAAAACAGCAAGACCTCAGGGACACGACCTGGGAAATGCAGTACATTCTCGCGAAGGAGCAAACTCAAAGAGGAGTGCTCGTATCCATGTCCTGCACAATGGCATCACAACTTTGACTCAGGGGATTCCTTGGAACCCTCAACTGGAAAAAAAACAGAAACCGTGTTGATTCAGTATGGAAGACAAGAGAGCCCTGGTAGGGTCTCAACTCTCCCTCTTGGTTGCACAACCACATCTACATATCGttgaagaaggacaaggaaacgtttacccccctccccacgCAGCAGTGAGCCTAGGCGGAGTTCTCCTCAGCGGTGATATTGCAAGACCTCAGTTCCAGCCCAGAGGCAGGCACCCGTAACCCAGGCTCAATGAAAGCCAGAACACATCTGGGACCAGTCGGGGCCCAGGCCTCCAACTCTACAGCCTTTGTGAATGTTGGCCACGTGCCTGGCAGAGTCCGTCTCTTTCCTCCGCAGCGGTGATTCAGAAGCAATACGCACAGATGTGGAACCATTTGCCGCCGGCTACTCGCATCCAGCCAAGGAGAATATCCAACAGGCGGCTGAGTCGGAGACCGGAAGCCCTCACGGAATCCACAACAGCACAGTGAAAAGAGACCCTTGTGTGAAGGGTCCGGGTAAACCAAGCTCTCTGAAATAGTCCGATCGTGATGAGCTGCCTAGGGCCATTGGACGAGCGGTAGAGTTGACGAGCCAAGTGACGTGGCAGAAATGCGGGTAGCAAAGGGCTGCTGTCCCCCGGGCATCGTCTAGCGTTCCGTGGTACGTGGACGACGAGTTCCAGGCAATGTCAGCATATTCTGGATGTGTCCATTGAAATCCAAGCTGGCTGATCTCAGTCGAGGTGGCACCTCCAGGGCATCGAAGGTCCCTGGCCACTTGCCATTGGCCTTTTAGGGGACGGTCTTCATTTTCAGAAATCCATAAGCAACCGCTGCAGCACCCAGTAAGGATCACAATGGTCGAGACCCCGACGATCCGGGAGTGTGAAGAGACGCTACATCACCGGGACCGCATCTGGGGCCCATGCTCTCATTTGATCCATCTCAAGAGTTTAAGGAGTGTGGATTCAATAGGATAGAACAGGGTCGATGACTCTTGTTGTTCGAGCCTGGTTCCAGAGTTGGTCTGTCGCGTTAGCGGCCTATCATTGCTCCCGCCGGTCCCAAGACGTCAAGAACCAACGCCCGTTTGGAGGAAAGGAGGTAAGGTACCCGCCGGTCCGGGGAATCTGGGCTGCTCTTGGGGGTCTTAACCCAGACCACCTCGTTGGAACTGCAGATTGACCATGTCACTTCTTCATTCCGAGCTCGATGGCCTCTTGGAACGCATTCGAACCTACCTCGAGAACCGCACAGGTTGAGACGAGCCCGTCTGCCCATTAGCTTTCCGGACAAGAAATCGGATCAGAGTTGATACATGTATGAGCCGATACTGTGGAATTCGACGGGCCCTAAATACAAACAGAGCACAGCCACACAACATACAACGTCGAGTGTCCGACATTTGGTAGCTGTGATGGGCTGTAAGCCAGACTTTACAACATACAGACAAACACTCCATCCGCACCAGAGTAGGGATGATGGGGGTGGCCTACTGGGCGGTTCAGTGCAGGACGGACAGGCGAGGCTTTCGTGCAATTTGCCGATCCTCAATGGGGATCTCCTTCGTTGCATCCAACCGAATTGGAGACTTGCGTGACACCTGAATTCGATAAGCGTACTTACTGCATTCCTTTCTGTTTCGTTTTGAGTAGGCTTCCCGCAGTTGGTCGATTCGCCAACAACTAgcagatgggatgggatatATTGGGTCTCGATAGAAGGATGGGAGTGCCCTGGACCATGGGCCACGGCGAATGCTTTGCGAGGCCAGCCGCAGAACAATACCAACCGAGACATCGGCTATTCTCTTTCTGGTTGACGGGCAGTATGTCGAACTGAGTGACATCGCCGAGCCGCGACGCAGGATTCAGGAGGTGGCTAGGTATCAACAGTCGGTTGCATGGGTTGACGATAGAAGTGATACCGGAGCCAACATTGGGTCGACACTCACCCCTCCGATAGTACAACGGTCATCAAGTTGGCGTGCAGGCGACTGACCTGTTACGTACCGGGTTGGGGTATTTGATTGTGTGAGCGACCGCGACGTAGCCGCCGAGTGATACGCGCACATAACTGTACTCGTATTCCCTCAATCGCGCATACGGGATACATATTGACGGCTAGGTGCTGCGGCGACGCTGATCCCCAgaaccaacccccccctcgcGGTTTCTCGCGATTGCCGTTCCTGCAAACTGAGGATTAGTCGCCCCCTTGGACAAAGGCAATCTAACATCTGGGTTTTTGATAACGGCTTTTCGGTTGCATTCGAGGCGCGAAAGGATTTGTCTTGGCTAGGCAGCTCGTGGCGTTGTCCCCGAAGAAGCCGCCTGTGTTTAACCCCTGGGAAAAGCTTTAGGAGGGTAGCTAATATAGACCAGGGTTCATGATTGTGGCGCGGCATGCCGCCCGAAGAGGATACGCTCAACACCCGTGAGTAACATCCTCTGCGTCATCCATCAGCAGAACCCTGACCAGCTTTTTAATAGAGATGAACCAGGGGGCCGGCTCTCACGAAAACGAGCAAGCTGGCGTGCCGTTGGAAGCGGGTTTGTTTTTTCCCCTCcgggaggggtggggggacGTTGTGCTGGGCTTCTCGAACTCGCGCATGCGCATCAGTCAACCTGCCTGTCAGGCTATTAGTAAACCTGGAGCCTGAGAAAACGGGTATCGGGCTTGGAAGGATTTCGAATTCCAGAAGTGAGAAATCAAAGCAGCTGAAAGGTCGCCTTGTTCAGCCAACagcgaaagagagagagagagagagcgcaGTTGGAGGGTTTTAGCCCCTGAATCTTCCCTTTGCGGTACTTATCCATCGCTAGCGTCTTGTCTGTCTCGAAAAAGTCGAGCCGCCCGAgtcaagaaggagggaggCGGCACAGACAATGATTTGGTCAATGGCGGTATGACGATTCTCTGATGATGAGGCCAGTCCACCTTGTCCGGACAAATAGCTGAACGACAACTCCTGTAACCGGAGACCGCTTGCTTGGGCCGGCCAGATGCCAGTGGAACGCAGCAGCGGGCCCCCAAGGAGACAGGTGAAGACGCATCCAGGGGCATGTCGAGTTGTGTCTAAGTTTGGTGCCAAGGCAGCTCTCGGCTGCAGGGGTGCGCGGCACACCTTTTCAAGCACCGCACCACAACTTGGCATCTTGGATGGCCTTTTGTTAATTTCCCTTCCAAGGTCgagatgcagcagcagcacatgGCGACATAACATTCGAATCCTGCTGTTCCTGCTTTGGGCCGTTCATGGACTCGATGTCTGCATGTCAGCTTCCTCTCCCATCCGAGGCGAGGGTCCGGCGACAACCCACGCATGGCAGGGAGGCGGGTTTAGTTGCCTAGGAAGTTGGGAACTCGGTAAGTCTTTCGATTTGCAATCCTGCAGCTGGGCACGCCAGGCATTCGATGATCAGGGGCCGGATTGACAGATGGAACACTCCCATTCGCCTTCTGCTTCGGCCCCGGATGGTGATTTCTTGGGCCTTTTTTTGATCTCGCCAACGACTTGGGCGCATGTCCGACAAGCCGCCACTAGACACGCGTATCGTAATTCTGCGAACAGACCTTTGTGTCTAAGTGCGCCTGACTTCCGCTGTGCCTCTATGCTGTGAGCCTGGTACATTGATTGTCCTGTCATTTGTGTGATTGACGCCTCGGAAAAGGATAGCAGTTGGTGCGTCCTTCGACTCCGACAATAAGAACAACAACAGGGTCTGTATCAAGGCAGCGAGCGATCACTGCAGCAGGCCTGTGCAACCTTGTGGGTAGGTAGTCACAGTGGGATCCCACGCCATGGCGACTTTGCTTGGAGGCTGAGGCTGGTGGTGCTTCCTGGTGTGTAGTAAGTAGTACATGCCATGTTAGGCATAAAAAGCTGCCATGGGATATGGAAGAGGTAAATGGCGGATGGGGTTTTCGCCTGGCTGTCGATGAGTGCGCCACTTTTGACTGGCGAGGGTGGGGCCTAGTTCGTGTGTATTGGTTTGGGGATGAACAATCCTAGATCCAACCATACGCTACAGATGCAGCCGCATTCTGGCTTTGGGCTTGAGTAGAATGCAAATCCGATGCTTGGCCTTGAAAAGTGATCAAGCCGTAACCGCTGACAGTTCAAAGATATAGTTAAGACGATAGGACTTCCCGGCGATGGTGTCGCGTGGCGTTCGAGGACGCGATTCTTCATGGCCATGATGTCGCCTGGTATCCGAGCAACGAAATATTCTTCGGAAACGCCAACAAAAGACAGCTCGGACAAGAAAGCAACTGGAATGTCAACGTTCGGCAGCTGATACCAGATGGTAACCATAGTTGACAATGCGCCGTGATGTGTTTGCAATAGCGCTTGGTTTAGAGTCAATGTCGGAGCATGTTGACGTCTTATCGGCGTCCATAGTCTTGTGTCCAGCCAGATGAGGGTAGAAGCCGTCGAAATCTCGGAGCATCCGCATTTTGTTGTGCATCCCGCTGGTGGGCTTGGTTGTTTATTGGATTTCTGCAAGGACCGGGACACCAGCACCAGGCACAGCCTGGGACAGGCATGATGGGGAATTGGAGTCTGAAGATGGGGGCCTCTACCCCACCAGTCTGCCCTGCCAGTGTCTATATTCATGGGGACACAAACAAGGCGGGCGTTTGCAGTTCTCTTGGCTGGCGCCGGCCCTCGCATCAGTTTGAGGGAAAAGACCATGGAGAACTGATGGGAGTGGAACGAAGCACACACCTTTGTAGGAAAGAATACCGAGAGTAGAGCGTTCGGCCGATGCAGTGAAGGAGCAAAGGATACAGAGAGGATGAGCGAGCGGGTTGTTTCCATGGCGTTCGGCCCGGATGGACAGAGTAACATGGGATGAATGTAATTGAACGAGGCCGGGATATTCTCTCCTGTACTGTGGCCCGCTGATTTGTTGACAGTTGAAGGTCGGTCGTCTTTGGGACAAGGGCATTTAGGGGATGGTCCCGAACGGAATGACAAGTTCTTGGAACGGACGTTGGTTGGCACCGTTTGGTCGCAGGGAGATGATGAGATGGAGCACGTCGTTAACAGTCGTTATGACCCACGGGCGTTCCCCGATCCATTAAAAATGTCCTCGAGTAAGGTACCTGTTGCCCGCCTGCCTGACCAATCAATGCTGAGGCAAGCTGCAACACCTGTGATGGTTTCGTCGGAGGGGAGGAGACACGAGGTTCGGACGGAAAGAACCCTCCTCAGCGTTCGTTGAGCTTCTCTTGCCCCTCCAAAACAGCCAAGAGCATGTCTTCCCGTGTCATCGGTTTCGAGGCACTTCAGATTCATGAACCCAAAATCCATCCAGGTCCTGGGTAGCTGCGTATGTCTCCGGTGTACCTTCCCTAGGGTGCTTCAAGTACGTGACGAGGACATCACCCACCCCTCCCTGTTCGACTCCGTGTTCTCATCCCGACTTCTGATCTGAAGAACAAGTCTGTTAACAACACGCTGCCGTCGCCCTGTTGACCGTTCAGCCTGTGCTGGACAAATTTTTCTGTCGCCAAGCAAACTCAATTCCAAGGGAAAGGACACCTTATTACAATCGTGCAGGCCTTGCAAATTGACAAAGTTACAGACTTTGCTGTCGACCGTCGATTACTGCCTCAATCCCCAACTACCCACCCCTGGTCCTTCGTTTCCGACTGGTTGGGTTGTCCACGGTGAGTCGGAGCCCGGCTGGTCCGGTAGTCCTCTCCACGATCTCGTCCGCCTACAGAAGGTACCGCCTATCTTTTTTCGTTCTGTCTGACATGTCCGTACCGCTCTTTCTGTCTCGATCTCTCTACCCCACTGTGAGGAAGCCGGCAGAGCTTTACAGGTTCATGGCTCCACGCTAGACAAGACTCAG belongs to Colletotrichum higginsianum IMI 349063 chromosome 5, whole genome shotgun sequence and includes:
- a CDS encoding Acyl-CoA thioesterase II, translating into MASGRSTIIRPPPDDPNKAPIENVLEVTELGVLGPDIFTNTRQPWHPPGARGIFGGAVIAQCLASAQKTVPNDFFIHSCHCYFLLAGSSEIPILFHVERVRDGRSFATRTVQARQRGRCIFTTTVSFVKEGSGGEKQVRHAAPLPEGVRPPPAEWNGEPEWNTHSPFQTHRISMVGADEGKRLDEIKSHNWVRARGRISVSGGHQAHLNALAYMSDSYFIGTVGRIHKLWRFPFKPEEFDDLPPEMKEQVERLNEFEGNNEPGGMEYWKTRPHLGMMVSLDHSIYFHEPRRVRADEWMFTEMESPWSGDGRGVVLQKIFASDGTLLATCVQEGLIRLKQEEDDEKEPKSKL
- a CDS encoding Calcium/calmodulin-dependent protein kinase type 1B, which produces MPPHSDLVQESRLETSFSLNSTRHIFYERGTSGRDRRVRLKERWKRQKRLGQGAYGTVWLEKCDRPARPNGPTVRAVKEIPFDSTTADDIDYHLELEAVMKFSQQRVMATHLTSLPAGDKSRQIYTDFGWQYLPSFVQSFGWFDTPEAIFITMEYVPNGDLQKYLANPIPEDEAKVIACQLAEGLRHMHHNGFTHRDLKPGVCSHPAPIWGLF